A part of Brassica rapa cultivar Chiifu-401-42 chromosome A05, CAAS_Brap_v3.01, whole genome shotgun sequence genomic DNA contains:
- the LOC103867876 gene encoding probable disease resistance protein At5g63020 — protein sequence MGGCVSISVPCDQTLSQVGRCLSQKASYIRKLQENVGTLQTATQELKDLRDDLLTRVTLEEEKGQRRLATVQRWLSNVETIESQVNELLLASGTAEVSRSFRSRFEYGKKVFKKIKEVNNLKSRADFKVMAERVPRSKVEERLIYPVVGMTAMTEKVFSSLMEDEVGTLGLYGMGGVGKTTLLSQINNSFVNTGNDFDVVIWVVVSKDQKIESVQETILRRLGLCSEEWKHIKEEEKASEIKKMLKGKRYMLLLDDIWSKVEIQRIGFPSPTRMNRCKVVFTTRSKEVCSEMRVDVEMEVKCLASDEAWELFRMRVGDLTLESHPDIPEAARIIAEKCYGLPLALNVIGETMSSRKTIQEWSHAQDVLTSFAADFSCMQDKILPILKFSYDNLKDEMFRKCLQYCALFPEDYEIEKEELVEYWICEGIIDGNKDRDKAKNHGYEIIGTLVRACLLMEYEHTEFLKMHDMVREMALWITADLGKKKESFIVKTGSGLSHVPVVQDWSVVQKMSLMGNEIEKINACPYGTRKLATLFLQNNKLVSISERFFQWMTELKVLDLSSNESLTQLPADISKLVALQYLNLSSTGIEVLPFGIKSLTKLIHLNLEFTHKLKSVVGISNLLSLQVLMLFESNIPLNNGLVEEELKSLEHLKLLTLTLKDAFVMERLLNIHSLVNFTRHLSLDKCIPNAVRISLVATGSSAAPSGHEDRPLQHMKSPNPMYFRSLTRVDIVNCEGLRDLTWLMYAPSLTNLHVEMSFQTEEIISREKVMKIDGEKFTTPFLKLESLSLVFLYAVKSIYWSPLPFPALKYLKIRRCPELRKLPLDSASAKGCDLVLDAYKECLRDVEWEDEATKNRFCPT from the coding sequence ATGGGAGGTTGTGTTTCAATATCAGTGCCGTGTGATCAAACACTCAGCCAGGTCGGCCGCTGTTTGTCTCAGAAAGCAAGTTACATTCGTAAGCTCCAAGAAAACGTGGGAACTCTGCAGACGGCAACGCAAGAGCTCAAGGATCTCAGGGACGATTTGCTGACAAGAGTTACTTTAGAGGAAGAGAAAGGTCAACGACGGCTCGCAACTGTTCAGAGATGGCTTTCAAATGTTGAGACAATCGAATCTCAAGTCAACGAATTGCTGCTTGCATCAGGTACTGCCGAGGTTTCCAGGAGTTTCAGGTCGAGGTTTGAGTATGGTAAAAAGGTTTTCAAGAAAATCAAAGAAGTCAACAATCTCAAGTCTAGAGCAGATTTTAAAGTCATGGCCGAGAGAGTTCCTAGATCTAAAGTGGAAGAGAGGCTTATCTACCCTGTTGTTGGTATGACAGCAATGACTGAAAAGGTATTTAGCAGTCTAATGGAAGATGAAGTTGGAACATTAGGTCTTTACGGAATGGGGGGTGTCGGTAAAACCACACTCCTGTCTCAAATCAATAACAGTTTTGTTAACACAGGAAATGATTTTGATGTTGTCATTTGGGTTGTGGTGTCTAAAGATCAAAAGATAGAGAGTGTTCAAGAAACTATTTTGAGGAGACTTGGTCTTTGCAGTGAGGAGTGGAAACacataaaagaagaagagaaagcgTCAGAGATCAAGAAAATGTTAAAGGGTAAGAGATATATGTTGTTATTGGATGACATATGGAGTAAAGTAGAGATTCAAAGGATAGGATTCCCTTCACCTACAAGAATGAACCGATGCAAAGTAGTGTTCACTACTCGGTCTAAGGAAGTGTGCTCGGAGATGCGGGTTGATGTTGAGATGGAAGTCAAGTGTTTGGCGTCGGATGAAGCATGGGAGTTGTTCCGGATGAGAGTTGGGGATCTAACCTTAGAGAGTCATCCAGACATTCCTGAAGCTGCAAGAATAATAGCTGAAAAGTGTTATGGTTTGCCACTGGCGCTCAATGTTATTGGGGAGACCATGTCATCTAGAAAGACAATACAAGAATGGTCTCACGCCCAGGATGTCTTGACTTCGTTTGCTGCTGACTTTTCGTGTATGCAAGACAAGATTCTTCCTATCTTGAAGTTTAGCTACGATAATCTAAAAGATGAGATGTTTAGAAAGTGTTTACAATACTGCGCTTTGTTCCCGGAAGACTATGAGATTGAGAAGGAAGAGTTGGTGGAGTATTGGATATGCGAGGGAATTATAGATGGGAACAAAGACAGAGACAAAGCTAAGAACCATGGTTATGAGATCATAGGTACTCTTGTTCGTGCTTGCTTATTGATGGAGTATGAGCATACAGAGTTTCTCAAGATGCATGATATGGTTCGTGAGATGGCGCTGTGGATAACAGCTGATCTTGGTAAGAAGAAAGAGAGCTTCATTGTGAAAACCGGTTCCGGGTTAAGCCATGTCCCAGTGGTGCAAGATTGGAGCGTTGTCCAGAAGATGTCATTAATGGGAAATGAAATTGAGAAGATTAATGCATGTCCTTATGGGACAAGGAAACTCGCAACACTCTTCCTTCAAAACAACAAGCTGGTGAGTATCTCAGAGCGGTTCTTTCAGTGGATGACAGAGCTTAAGGTTTTGGATTTATCTTCCAATGAAAGTCTCACCCAGTTGCCTGCAGACATTTCAAAGTTGGTTGCCTTGCAGTATCTTAACTTATCAAGTACAGGGATCGAGGTTTTGCCATTTGGTATAAAATCTTTGACAAAACTGATACATCTGAACTTAGAGTTCACACACAAGCTCAAGAGTGTTGTTGGGATCTCGAATCTATTGAGTCTGCAGGTACTGATGCTATTTGAGTCCAATATTCCTCTGAATAATGGCTTAGTGGAGGAGGAGCTGAAGTCCTTGGAACATTTGAAACTTTTGACTCTAACTCTAAAAGATGCCTTTGTGATGGAACGACTCCTAAACATCCACAGTTTAGTGAACTTTACGCGCCATTTATCTCTCGATAAATGTATACCAAATGCTGTCAGAATATCATTAGTGGCAACAGGGTCGAGTGCTGCTCCATCTGGCCACGAGGATAGGCCACTGCAGCACATGAAAAGTCCAAATCCTATGTACTTCCGGAGCCTCACACGTGTAGACATTGTGAACTGCGAAGGTTTAAGGGATTTGACATGGCTAATGTATGCTCCTAGCCTGACTAATCTGCATGTGGAAATGTCATTTCAAACAGAAGAGATAATAAGTAGAGAGAAAGTGATGAAGATTGATGGAGAGAAGTTTACTACGCCTTTTCTAAAACTAGAATCACTCTCACTTGTGTTTTTGTATGCAGTGAAGAGTATCTACTGGAGTCCTTTACCCTTTCCTGCTCTTAAATATCTAAAGATACGCAGATGTCCAGAACTCAGGAAGCTTCCACTCGATTCTGCAAGCGCCAAGGGGTGTGATCTTGTCCTAGATGCTTATAAAGAGTGCTTGAGAGATGTGGAATGGGAGGATGAAGCTACTAAAAACCGGTTTTGTCCAACCTAA
- the LOC103867877 gene encoding pentatricopeptide repeat-containing protein At2g31400, chloroplastic: MASTPPHWSLFTATTSNHHQTRQQPNHRQWLPPRVSSSPRGSRSLSAAPPSSPSPVSHRKLPTFSPLLTPNSSPPLSSDFSGRRSTRFVSKMHFNRPKTTTSTRHSPAAENALHSLTAFSGDNDETTFQSLISTFEPTLHSSDDYTFLLRELGNRGECDKALLLYHFAVQRERRKNERGKLASAMIGTLGRLGKVSIAKTVFESALSGGYGNTVYAFSALISAYGRSGLHNEAITVFDSMKSYGLRPNLVTYNAVIDACGKGGMEFSKVAEFFDEMERNGVQPDRITFNSLLGVCSRGGLWEVARSLFHEMANRKIEQDVFSYNTLLDAVCKGGQMDLSFDVLAQMRANRITPNVVSYSTVIDGFAKAGRFDEALTLFDEIRYLGIALDRVSYNTLLSIYTKVGRDEEALDVLREMASVGIKKDVVTYNALLGGYGKRGKYVEVESVFDEMKREGVLPNLLTYSTLIDVYSKAGLYREAMEVFREFKSVRLRGDVVLYSALIDALCKSGLVGSAVSLIDEMSKEEISPNVVTYNSIIDAFGRSAAMECRDGSLSTLNGTDDHRVIEIFEQLTSESSNRKKKECEEGVNELFSILEVIRKMHQLDIKPNVVTFSAILNACSRCNSFEDASMLLGELKPFDDQVYGVVHGLLMGRRENVWLQARSLFDKVKEMDGSTASAFYNALTDMLWHFGQKRGAQIVALEGRSRQVWENVWSTSCLDLHLMSSGAARAMVHAWLLNIRSIVYEGHELPKVMSILTGWGKHSKVVGDGALRPAVESLLRGMDAPFYLSKCNMGRFTSSGSVVATWLRESATLKLLILHDHLTTKANTTMRSRDQQGQDSLKLQPLLL, from the exons ATGGCTTCAACGCCGCCTCACTGGTCCCTCTTCACCGCCACCACCAGTAACCATCATCAGACCCGTCAACAACCCAACCACCGTCAATGGCTTCCACCGCGTGTCTCTTCCTCCCCTCGTGGCTCCCGCTCCCTTTCCGCAGCTCCTCCCTCTTCTCCATCCCCTGTTTCCCACCGAAAGCTCCCAACTTTCTCTCCTCTGCTAACCCCAAACTCGTCTCCTCCCCTCTCCTCCGACTTCTCCGGTCGCCGCTCGACCCGGTTCGTCTCCAAGATGCATTTCAACCGACCCAAAACCACAACCTCCACGCGCCACTCCCCCGCCGCCGAAAACGCGCTCCATAGCCTCACCGCATTCTCCGGAGACAACGACGAGACAACATTCCAGAGCCTAATCTCCACCTTCGAGCCAACGCTTCACAGCTCCGACGACTACACTTTCCTACTCcgggagctagggaaccgagGCGAGTGCGACAAAGCCCTTCTCCTTTACCACTTCGCTGTCCAGCGAGAGAGGAGGAAGAACGAGCGAGGGAAGCTCGCAAGCGCTATGATAGGCACTCTCGGTAGACTAGGCAAAGTCTCAATCGCTAAAACCGTTTTCGAAAGTGCTTTATCCGGTGGGTATGGGAACACTGTCTACGCCTTCTCTGCTCTCATTAGCGCTTACGGGAGAAGCGGGCTCCATAATGAAGCTATCACCGTCTTTGACTCCATGAAAAGCTACGGCTTGAGGCCTAACTTGGTCACTTACAACGCCGTCATCGATGCGTGTGGTAAAGGAGGGATGGAGTTCAGCAAAGTAGCTGAGTTCTTCGACGAGATGGAGAGGAACGGTGTGCAGCCGGATAGAATCACGTTCAACTCTCTCCTCGGCGTGTGCAGCAGAGGAGGGTTGTGGGAGGTAGCGAGGAGCCTCTTCCACGAGATGGCGAATAGAAAGATCGAGCAAGACGTGTTTTCTTACAACACACTCTTGGACGCGGTCTGCAAAGGAGGGCAGATGGATCTTTCTTTCGACGTACTCGCTCAGATGCGTGCGAATAGAATCACGCCTAACGTTGTGAGTTACAGCACTGTCATTGATGGTTTTGCGAAAGCTGGGAGGTTCGACGAAGCTCTCACCTTGTTTGATGAGATAAGGTATCTCGGGATCGCGTTGGATAGAGTTTCTTACAACACGTTGCTTTCTATTTATACTAAAGTCGGTAGAGATGAAGAGGCGTTGGATGTTTTGAGAGAAATGGCGTCGGTTGGGATCAAGAAGGACGTTGTGACTTACAACGCGCTTCTTGGAGGGTATGGGAAGCGAGGGAAGTACGTTGAAGTGGAAAGCGTTTTCGACGAGATGAAACGGGAGGGTGTCCTGCCTAATTTACTGACGTATTCGACGTTGATCGATGTGTACTCGAAAGCGGGTTTGTATAGAGAGGCGATGGag GTGTTTAGGGAGTTTAAGAGCGTTCGTTTGAGAGGTGATGTTGTGTTGTACAGTGCGTTGATTGATGCTTTGTGCAAGAGTGGGTTGGTTGGTTCTGCTGTTTCTTTGATCGATGAGATGAGTAAGGAAGAGATTAGTCCTAACGTTGTAACTTATAACTCCATTATTGATGCCTTTGGGAGGTCTGCAGCTATGGAGTGTAGAGATGGTAGCTTAAGTACATTGAATGGAACAGATGATCATCGTGTGATAGAGATATTTGAGCAGTTAACCAGTGAGAGTAGTAACAGAAAGAAGAAAGAGTGTGAGGAGGGAGTGAATGAGCTCTTCAGTATATTGGAAGTAATCCGCAAGATGCATCAGCTGGATATCAAACCAAATGTGGTAACCTTTTCAGCTATTCTGAACGCTTGCAG TCGGTGCAACTCATTTGAAGATGCATCAATGCTGCTAGGGGAGCTCAAGCCGTTTGATGATCAGGTGTATGGTGTTGTTCATGGGCTTCTCATGGGCCGTAGAGAGAATGTGTGGCTCCAAGCTCGGAGTTTATTCGATAAAGTAAAGGAAATGGATGGTTCGACCGCTTCTGCTTTCTACAATGCTCTTACTGATATGCTCTGGCACTTTGGTCAG AAACGAGGTGCACAAATAGTGGCGCTTGAAGGAAGATCTAGACAAGTTTGGGAGAACGTGTGGTCGACTTCGTGCTTGGACTTGCATCTGATGTCTTCTGGTGCTGCAAGGgccatggttcacgcttggttGCTAAACATACGCTCCATTGTGTATGAAGGTCATGAGTTACCTAAAGTCATGAG CATATTAACTGGTTGGGGAAAACACAGCAAAGTGGTTGGAGACGGAGCGCTAAGGCCAGCGGTTGAATCTCTTTTGAGGGGAATGGATGCACCGTTCTACCTCTCAAAATGCAACATGGGACGATTCACATCGAGCGGTTCCGTTGTAGCAACTTGGCTGCGTGAATCTGCTACACTCAAACTCTTAATCCTCCATGATCACTTAACCACCAAAGCTAACACAACAATGAGATCAAGAGACCAACAAGGACAAGACTCTCTCAAGTTGCAGCCTCTTCTTTTGTAG
- the LOC103867879 gene encoding probable fructokinase-1 yields MASNGEKPLIVSFGEMLIDFVPTESGVSLAEAPGFLKAPGGAPANVAIAVSRLGGRSAFVGKLGDDEFGHMLAGILRKNGVADQGINFDTGARTALAFVTLKADGDREFMFYRNPSADMLLRPDELNLELIRSAKVFHYGSISLIVEPCRSAHLKAMEVAKEAGALLSYDPNLREPLWPSKEEAKTQIMSIWDKAEIIKVSDVELEFLTGSNKIDDETAMSLWHPNLKLLLVTLGEKGCRYYAKNFRGSVDPFHVNAVDTTGAGDSFVGALLNKIADDHSILEDEERLRKVLRFANACGAITTTKKGAIPALPSDAEVLSFLEGK; encoded by the exons ATGGCATCCAACGGCGAGAAACCACTGATCGTCAGCTTCGGCGAGATGCTCATCGACTTCGTCCCCACCGAGTCCGGCGTCTCCCTCGCCGAAGCTCCGGGCTTCCTCAAAGCCCCCGGCGGCGCTCCGGCTAACGTCGCCATCGCCGTTTCTCGTCTCGGTGGACGATCCGCCTTCGTCGGAAAACTCGGCGACGACGAGTTCGGTCACATGTTGGCTGGGATCCTGAGGAAAAACGGCGTCGCTGATCAGGGGATCAACTTCGATACCGGAGCTAGAACCGCCTTGGCGTTCGTGACGTTGAAGGCCGACGGAGATCGGGAGTTTATGTTTTACCGGAATCCTAGCGCCGATATGTTGCTCCGTCCCGATGAGCTCAACCTCGAGCTCATCAGATCG GCTAAAGTGTTTCACTACGGATCAATTAGCTTAATAGTGGAGCCATGTAGGTCGGCTCACTTGAAGGCCATGGAAGTTGCGAAAGAAGCAGGAGCTCTTCTTTCCTACGACCCAAACCTCAGGGAGCCTCTGTGGCCATCAAAGGAAGAAGCCAAGACACAGATCATGAGCATCTGGGACAAGGCTGAGATCATCAAGGTGAGCGACGTCGAGCTCGAGTTTCTCACTGGAAGCAACAAGATCGACGATGAAACCGCAATGTCCTTGTGGCACCCCAACTTGAAGCTCTTGCTTGTCACTCTCGGTGAAAAGGGTTGTCGGTATTACGCCAAG AATTTCCGTGGATCCGTTGACCCTTTCCATGTGAACGCGGTGGATACTACCGGAGCTGGAGATTCCTTTGTTGGTGCTCTCCTAAACAAGATTGCCGATGACCACTCCATCCTCGAG GACGAAGAGAGATTGAGAAAGGTGCTAAGATTCGCAAACGCTTGTGGAGCAATAACCACGACCAAAAAAGGAGCCATTCCAGCTCTTCCTTCAGATGCTGAAGTTCTCAGCTTTCTTGAAGGCaagtag
- the LOC103867878 gene encoding B-box zinc finger protein 25, with amino-acid sequence MKIQCDVCEKAPATLICCADEAALCAKCDVEVHAANKLASKHQRLFLDSISTKFPPCDICLEKAAFIFCVEDRALLCRDCDEGTHAPNTRSANHQRFLATGIRVALSSASCSKEVKMNHFDPPNQQTLSKPRTQQPAAPSPPWAGDEFFRYSDLECSNKKEQLDLGELDWLAEMGFLGDQPDQEALPAAEVPELSVSHLAHVHSYNRPMNSNVSNKKPRLEIRYDDDEEHFLVPDLGLNYKRN; translated from the exons ATGAAGATACAGTGTGATGTGTGTGAGAAAGCTCCGGCTACACTCATATGTTGTGCCGATGAGGCTGCTCTATGCGCTAAATGCGACGTTGAGGTTCACGCAGCCAATAAGCTAGCTAGCAAACACCAACGCCTTTTTCTTGACTCTATATCCACCAAGTTCCCTCCATGCGACATCTGCCTT GAAAAGGCAGCTTTCATATTCTGTGTTGAGGATAGAGCTCTTCTCTGCAGAGACTGTGACGAGGGGACGCATGCGCCTAATACTCGCTCTGCTAATCACCAGAGATTCTTGGCTACTGGAATCCGAGTCGCTCTCAGCTCTGCTAGTTGCAGTAAAGAAGTGAAGATGAACCATTTCGACCCACCTAACCAGCAGACTCTCTCTAAACCTCGAACTCAACAGCCTGCCGCTCCATCTCCTCCATGGGCTGGAGATGAGTTCTTCCGCTACTCAGATCTTGAGTGCAGTAACAAG AAAGAGCAGCTTGATCTTGGAGAGCTGGACTGGCTTGCAGAGATGGGTTTCTTAGGGGACCAGCCTGATCAAGAAGCTCTACCAGCAGCTGAAGTTCCCGAGCTTTCGGTTTCACATCTAGCTCATGTTCATTCCTACAATAGACCCATGAACTCCAATGTTTCCAACAAGAAGCCGAGGCTTGAGATCcgttatgatgatgatgaagagcaCTTCCTTGTCCCTGACCTAGGCTTAAACTATAAAAGGAACTAG
- the LOC103867880 gene encoding LOW QUALITY PROTEIN: probable transcription factor PosF21 (The sequence of the model RefSeq protein was modified relative to this genomic sequence to represent the inferred CDS: deleted 1 base in 1 codon) — translation MEREKSPAPSGGLPPPSPTPINHSSDANRLSHDMSRMLEHPPKKIGHRRAHSEILTLPDDLSFDSDLGVVGANAADGASFSDDTEEDLLSMYLDMDKFNSSTATSSAAAQVGELSWRNESVGMHTGLTSNPPRVRHQHSHSMDGSLNISEMLVSGEGDDSVVDAKKSMSAAKLAELALIDPKRAKRIWANRQSAARSKERKTRYIFELERKVQTLQTEATTLSAQLTLLQRDTNGLTVENNELKLRLQTMEQQVHLQDELNEALKEEIQHLKVLTGQAASNGASSAMNFGSFGQQQQQQQQFYSNNQSMQTILAAQQLQQLQLHSQKQQQHQQQQQQSSFSFNSNRYNSLCNTVFDSRNNKMGSRSHLTARMRADEHEYKYYVMMRGYWRCVLTRSLFVHHCSIHLNSPKKHYELFRFCY, via the exons ATGGAAAGAGAGAAATCTCCAGCACCTAGTGGAGGCCTCCCACCTCCATCTCCCACTCCCATCAATCACTCCTCAGATGCTAACCGGTTAAGCCACGATATGAGCCGTATGCTCGAACACCCTCCTAAGAAGATTGGCCACCGTCGAGCTCACTCCGAGATCCTAACTCTCCCTGATGATCTGAGCTTTGATAGTGACCTCGGCGTGGTTGGTGCTAACGCTGCTGATGGAGCTTCTTTCTCTGATGACACTGAAGAAGACTTGCTCTCTATGTATCTCGATATGGATAAGTTCAATTCTTCTACTGCTACTTCCTCGGCCGCCGCTCAAGTGGGTGAGCTGTCTTGGAGAAATGAGTCTGTGGGGATGCATACAGGGTTGACTTCTAATCCTCCTCGAGTCAGGCACCAGCACAGTCACTCTATGGATGGGTCGTTGAACATCAGTGAGATGCTTGTGTCGGGAGAGGGTGATGATTCTGTGGTTGATGCTAAGAAGTCCATGTCTGCTGCTAAACTCGCTGAGCTTGCTCTCATCGATCCTAAACGTGCTAAGAG GATATGGGCAAATAGGCAGTCCGCGGCGAGGTCGAAAGAAAGGAAGACGAGATATATATTTGAGCTTGAGAGAAAAGTACAGACTTTGCAGACAGAAGCTACAACTCTCTCAGCCCAGTTGACTCTCTTACAG AGAGACACGAATGGTTTGACTGTTGAAAACAATGAGCTGAAACTGCGGTTGCAAACAATGGAGCAGCAAGTTCACTTGCAGGATG AACTAAACGAAGCACTTAAGGAGGAGATCCAGCATCTGAAGGTGTTGACTGGCCAAGCTGCCTCAAACGGTGCATCATCAGCGATGAACTTTGGGTCGTTtggacaacaacaacaacaacaacaacagttcTATTCCAACAATCAGTCAATGCAGACAATCTTAGCCGCACAACAGCTCCAGCAGCTGCAGCTTCATTCACAGAAACAGCAGCAACACCAACAACAGCAGCAACAG AGCAGTTTCAGTTTCAACAGCAACAGATACAACAGCTTATGCAACACCGTCTTCGACAGCAGGAACAACAAAATGGGAAGCAGAAGCCATTTAACGGCCAGAATGAGAGCTGATGAGCACGAATACAAATACTATGTAATGATGAGAG GGTACTGGCGTTGTGTACTAACCAGAAGCCTTTTCGTACATCACTGTTCAATACATTTGAATAGCCCAAAGAAACATTATGAGTTGTTTAGATTTTGTTATTGA
- the LOC103867882 gene encoding delta-9 acyl-lipid desaturase 2, whose translation MSVTSTVEENHRKDPSPPEKAAEKRKRKWVFWERKWRRLDYFKLTASLFVHSMALLAPFYFSWSALWVTFLFYTIGGLGITVSYHRNLAHRSFKVPKWLEYLLAYCALLAIQGDPIDWVSTHRYHHQFTDSERDPHSPKEGFWFSHLLWIYDSAYLVTKCGRRTNVEDLKRQWFYRFLQKTVLFHILGLGIILFYLGGMSFVTWGMGVGAALEVHVTCLINSLCHIWGTRTWKTNDTSRNVWWLSVFSFGESWHNNHHAFESSARQGLEWWQIDISWYIVRFLEIIGLAYDVKLPTESQRRRMAIAH comes from the exons ATGTCTGTGACATCTACGGTGGAGGAGAACCACCGGAAAGATCCTTCACCGCCGGAGAAAGCGGCGGAGAAGAGGAAACGTAAATGGGTGTTTTGGGAGAGAAAGTGGAGGAGATTAGATTATTTCAAACTTACAGCTTCATTGTTTGTGCATTCTATGGCTCTTTTGGCTCCGTTTTATTTCAGCTGGTCGGCTCTTTGGGTTACCTTTTTGTTTTATACGATTGGTGGTCTCGGTATTACCGTCTCGTATCACCGGAACTTGGCTCATCGGAGTTTCAAAGTCCCTAAATGGCTCGAGTATCTCTTAGCCTATTGTGCCCTTCTCGCTATCCAG GGAGATCCGATTGATTGGGTGAGTACTCATCGGTATCATCATCAGTTTACTGATTCAGAACGAGATCCACACAGCCCTAAGGAAGGTTTTTGGTTTAGTCATCTTCTGTGGATTTATGATTCTGCATATCTTGTTACAAAG TGTGGAAGAAGAACAAACGTTGAGGATTTGAAGAGGCAATGGTTCTATAGGTTTCTTCAAAAAACGGTGCTGTTTCACATTCTAGGACTTGGTATCATTCTCTTCTATCTTGGTGGCATGTCCTTCGTTACTTGGGGAATG GGGGTAGGAGCAGCACTGGAGGTGCACGTTACTTGTCTCATAAACTCGCTTTGCCATATCTGGGGTACTCGAACTTGGAAGACCAATGATACTTCTCGTAATGTTTG GTGGTTATCGGTGTTTTCATTTGGAGAGAGTTGGCACAACAATCACCACGCGTTCGAGTCGTCGGCGAGACAGGGGCTTGAGTGGTGGCAAATCGACATTTCTTGGTACATTGTCAGGTTTCTTGAGATTATCGGTTTAGCATATGACGTGAAACTGCCAACGGAATCACAACGTCGTCGTATGGCTATTGCTCATTGA